The Thermodesulfobacteriota bacterium sequence TTGTCAGCCACAATTCAATTACTAATACAGCATTTGCAGGTATTAGACCTTCTATCCCCTCTTTCCCGTAAGCTAGATGCGGGCTAGCCTTTACTTTCCTGTATCCACCTACTTTCATTCCAATCAAAGTAAGCCTCACAGCTGCTATCAATTCCCTGGTTTTAAGATTGTCTGACTGATTTTCGAGGAATCGAACTTCATCGCCATTATTGAGTGATATCCTACAGTTGTAACTAACTCGGTCAGCAGGTTTAGCAATTTCACCTTCGCCTTGTGTTTCACTAAGAAGTTTTATACCTTTGGCAATTTTCACTTTGACCTGCACTAGTTTTACATTCTCTCAATCACAGCGTCGGCAAATTCTTGAGTACCTAGGTCACCGCCAAGATCTCTTGTAGTAGCGCCAAGCTCAACAGCTTTGTTATAAGCATTTCTGATTTTTGTTGCGCATTCTGCGTAATATTCAATCCCTTCATT is a genomic window containing:
- a CDS encoding FKBP-type peptidyl-prolyl cis-trans isomerase yields the protein MKIAKGIKLLSETQGEGEIAKPADRVSYNCRISLNNGDEVRFLENQSDNLKTRELIAAVRLTLIGMKVGGYRKVKASPHLAYGKEGIEGLIPANAVLVIELWLTKVSNNNI